The window TCCAGTAATCCTTGGTTCATCTGCTCAAAAGCTTGGATTAAGTTCTTCTCCAGCGACCAAGGCAGGTTGGAATAGGCATTAGCCTTCAAGGTTTTGGGCTGGTGGAAGAAAATGCCCGCTCTACCTGCATACCATAGTTCAGTCATTCGAGAAACCATGGTTTTCCAAACCGTGTGAATATCCTCATCTGACAACCGCTCTGAGATTAATACAACGAAATCGCAACGCTGTTCTAAGTCCCTTATTCTAATCTTTGTTTCTTCTGGAGTGGAGCAGAGGACCGTGGTCATCCCCATCTTGGTAAAAAGATGCATCCTTGCATTCATTTCCGTATCGAATAAAGGCAGTTGCAGCAAATCTTCCTTATCGAAAATGGTTTGTCCATGCAAAACAAGGATAAGTAGATTGGGGTTAAAAGAATCCCGAATAAAAGCCGGGCTTTCAATCGTCCGTACCTGATCATTAGGTTCGTTATATAAAGTCTCACAGTAATCGTCAATTTCTTGAGAAATAAGACGCAAGTTTCTTTCTAACTCCCGTTTTACCTTTGCCAGTGCCTCAGTCATTTTCTCTGGAGTCAAATAAAGCTTAAGCACATAACCCAATGCCCCTAGCTCCATCGCTTGCTGGATAAACTCAAAATCATTCATGACAGTGAGCATGATGAAGGCTGTTCCTAAATTCTCCTGGCGAACCTGAGCAAGAAGCTCTACACCATTCATGACAGGCATCATAATATCGCAAATAACCAAATCTGGCTGTTTTCTCCTGATGAATTCCAAGGCTTCTTGGCCATTTCCGCATTCCTCTATCACCTTGAAGCCATTTTCCTTCCAGGGCATTCCCTTTCGGATACTTCGTCTCACGAAGGCTTCATCTTCTACCAAGAGAACTGTCCACATGTAAGCTTTCTCCTTTCGAATAGGGTGGAGACAACAAGAACGGAATGCGAATGCGAACTAATGTCCCAATTGGGATGGATTCTATCGCCAAATTTCCTTCTTTTCGAAACAGGAGCACGAGTCTCTCTTCGAGATTTTTCAAGGCAATGCCATTTCCTGAACCGGAGGTTGACCCTGCGTTACCTACTCCAACGCCATTATCCTCCACTTCGATAACGAGCTTATTTTCTTGTTTTTGAACTCTAATTTGGATGCTGCCTGCCCTCTCGATCTTAGCAAACCCATGATAAATACTATTCTCAATAAGCGGCTGCAAGCTCAATTTAGGAATAAGCGCATGGCGAAGCTCAGGGTCAAATGTGATATCCACATCGAATTCACGGTCATACCGAAGTTGCTGAATACGGATGTATCTCTGGGCAAGTTCAATCTCATGCTCTAGATGAATTAAATCCACATCCAATCGCATTCCTGCTTCCAATAACTTGCCGAGCGACTCGCATACTTCAGGAATTTGATGATTACCGATTTCAATGGCAAGCCATTTCACCGTATTTAACGTGTTTAACAGAAAGTGCGGGTTCATCTGTGACAAAAGCATTTGGAAACGCATAGCCTCTTTGTGGCGTTCTTCCTCCTTTAACCGATTAAGAAGACTCTCCACATCTCTGACCATCTTATTAAATGCCTGAATAAAGGTTAGAATTTCACCCTTATAGCTTTCCTCAGGCAATTGAATCTTCAGATTTCGCTTCACGACATCTGACATTTTTCTCTGCAAAAGCTGTAGGGGTCTGGTGATGGTGGTTGAGATCAGAAAGGTCATAAC is drawn from Paenibacillus sp. V4I7 and contains these coding sequences:
- a CDS encoding response regulator, yielding MWTVLLVEDEAFVRRSIRKGMPWKENGFKVIEECGNGQEALEFIRRKQPDLVICDIMMPVMNGVELLAQVRQENLGTAFIMLTVMNDFEFIQQAMELGALGYVLKLYLTPEKMTEALAKVKRELERNLRLISQEIDDYCETLYNEPNDQVRTIESPAFIRDSFNPNLLILVLHGQTIFDKEDLLQLPLFDTEMNARMHLFTKMGMTTVLCSTPEETKIRIRDLEQRCDFVVLISERLSDEDIHTVWKTMVSRMTELWYAGRAGIFFHQPKTLKANAYSNLPWSLEKNLIQAFEQMNQGLLDLSWQEIWSWMRDIELSLLRVKEIMLRLERKFTELASTTIDLPNAFVEALSHREAGPLFKQRIDMYMAQWKAANYEVTDHAEINKVIAYMNQHFEEEMPLSLLAGIATMDDKYLSVLFKKKTGKTITEYIMGLRIEKACHLLLHTDQPVAQIGATVGFANENYFARIFRREVGMPPSIFRQQNAKI